One genomic window of Bombus fervidus isolate BK054 chromosome 14, iyBomFerv1, whole genome shotgun sequence includes the following:
- the LOC139994266 gene encoding solute carrier family 2, facilitated glucose transporter member 10, with the protein MSDEEDTTILLNSANKTTETSISKVPNDYQCLPPKNLRKPLPKPNDNLTPLTSGNKTIFVSMVAVFAGIAFGSDMSIAKPIAPLIKHEFNLNCFEKDFVISIWFVGALFGGLTGGFLIDSFGRRWAMISTLVFLTFGATLSALANHYILLLVARIICGYSGSVSAIAHCIYMAEVSEPNKRGYNIMLYHLGTATGFLVSVIAAAIKNIDYQWRFSIGITAVPALAACIITIIFLQRSPPFLLYKRMANVSKTSSKKAWYTIFETLMIMAFLLILQQGTGKRQVLHYAPRLFALLGICSNVAEVTALISLGIVKVFSTMLSLVIVERCGRRTALITSATICMTTISLLSLLATIDRGDDNLDVVNNHCKNHHNEEVKIHSILPTGSPPPFPLLPTPLAIIPPSPETWTQIKASCETQNIAVSEGLTGGLRILAVITLLVYEAAYALGLGPVPLLNLTEVFPAAIRGKCISFVSIVIWITHIIATESVSAMTRSLTLAGSYLFYSFMCLVTIFYVFLFIPETKGKSLHQVAQELRKISLGTRICNNLRSLPLICHIQWIRKYDENASNGQSTLI; encoded by the exons atgtcaGACGAAGAAGATACTACAATACTGTTAAACAGTGCAAATAAAACTACCGAAACATCTATAAGTAAAGTCCCAAATGATTATCAATGTTTACCACCGAAAAATTTAAGGAAACCACTTCCTAAACCAAACGACAACTTAACACCATTGACATCAggaaataaaactattttcgTTTCCATGGTAGCAGTTTTTGCAGGTATTGCTTTTGGAAGTGATATGAGCATTGCAAAACCTATAGCTCCTTTGATCAAACATGAATTCAATTTGAATTGCTTTGAAAAGGATTTTGTTATTAGTATTTGGTTCGTTGGAGCTCTTTTTGGTGGTTTAACGGGTG GTTTCTTAATCGATTCATTCGGTCGACGTTGGGCAATGATATCAACGCTCGTTTTCCTAACTTTTGGCGCCACATTATCAGCTTTGGCAAATCATTATATCTTGTTACTTGTCGCTCGGATAATTTGCGGATATTCTGGATCTGTTTCAGCAATAGCTCACTGCATATATATGGCAGAAGTATCCGAGCCAAATAAACGcggatataatataatgttatatcacTTGGGCACAGCTACTGGATTCTTGGTTTCAGTCATTGCTGCtgctataaaaaatatagactATCAGTGGCGATTTTCCATTGGTATAACAGCTGTTCCTGCTTTAGCTGCATGTATAATAACCATTATATTTCTTCAACGATCTCCGCCATTCTTACTTTATAAAAGAATGGCAAACGTTTCGAAGACATCGTCCAAAAAAGCTTGGTATACGATTTTTGAGACTTTAATGATCATGGCTTTCTTACTGATATTGCAACAAGGTACTGGAAAACGACAAGTTTTGCATTATGCACCAAGATTGTTTGCATTATTAGGCATTTGCTCTA ACGTTGCAGAAGTCACAGCTTTAATATCCCTTGGCATCGTGAAGGTATTTAGTACGATGTTATCTCTGGTTATAGTAGAAAGATGTGGACGTCGAACAGCTCTAATTACATCGGCAACTATTTGTATGACAACAATATCATTATTGTCTTTACTTGCTACGATAGACAGGGGCGACGATAATTTAGATGTTGTAAATAACCATTGCAAGAATCATCATAACGAAGAAGTTAAAATTCATTCGATTTTACCTACTGGATCACCACCACCATTCCCTTTATTGCCGACTCCATTAGCTATAATCCCACCCAGCCCGGAAACCTGGACGCAAATCAAAGCATCTTGCGaa aCACAGAATATTGCTGTTTCTGAAGGTCTAACAGGTGGTTTACGTATTTTAGCAGTAATAACATTACTTGTATATGAAGCAGCATATGCTTTAGGACTTGGACCAGTACCACTTTTAAATCTTACAGAAGTTTTCCCTGCAGCTATACGGGGGAAATGTATTAGTTTCGTTTCTATTGTAATATGGATAACACATATTATTGCCACAGAATCTGTCAGTGCTATGACCA GATCATTGACACTAGCCGGATCCTATTTGTTTTATAGCTTCATGTGCctcgttacaatattttatgtttttttattcattcccGAAACAAAAGGTAAGTCCCTACATCAGGTTGCACAAGAATTACGGAAAATTTCTCTCGGAACacgtatatgtaataatttacgTAGTTTACCGCTCATTTGTCATATTCAATGGATTAGAAAATATGACGAAAACGCGAGTAACGGGCAAAGTActctaatttga
- the LOC139994267 gene encoding peroxisomal N(1)-acetyl-spermine/spermidine oxidase, which translates to MIMAESTKTEDDKIKCNILIVGAGMAGLSAANHLLKNQETDFLIVEARGRIGGRIIATKIGNEKVELGANWIHGVLGNPMFELAMANGLIDIVHVPRPHKVVAAMEDGKQLPFPVLQEIYEAYVCFLRRCEEYFLSTYSPPDGINNVGAHVSLEAEIYLSTLPSEERRIRQLLFDCLLKRETCITGCDSMEDVDLLEMGSYAELQGGNISLPNGYSAILEPVSKHIPKSTILTKHVVTKIRWQRNKCMDNENSNDCSNTNSPIEIQCENGKTILADHVICTLPLGVLKEKANDIFEPPLPNNKLEAIDRLLFGAVDKIFLEYERPFLNPGVSEIMLLWDDRGLSEEEKQDISKTWFRKIYSFTKISETLLLGWISGKAAEYMEKLSGAEVAEVCTSILRRFLNDPFVPAPKNCLCTSWHSQPYTRGSYTAMAVGASQLDIHCLAEPILQEDDPSKIVIAFAGEHTHSSFYSTVHGAYLTGRTAAQALLDSRKNEKNSLSLSCEDTSDLSSWIQGISLN; encoded by the exons ATGATCATGGCGGAATCTACGAAGACAGAGGATGATAAAATTAAGTGTAACATTTTAATCGTCGGAGCTGGAATGGCTGGATTGTCAGCTGCAAATCATTTACTGAAGAATCAAGAGACCGATTTTTTGATTGTCGAAGCACGAGGTCGCATAGGTGGGCGTATAATCGCTACCAAAATCG GCAATGAAAAAGTAGAATTAGGAGCAAATTGGATCCATGGTGTCCTAGGGAATCCAATGTTTGAATTAGCTATGGCAAATGGATTAATAGATATAGTACATGTACCAAGGCCTCATAAAGTCGTAGCTGCTATGGAAGATGGGAAACAATTGCCTTTTCCAGTTTTGCAAGAAATTTATGAAGCTTATGTGTGTTTTTTAAGAAGATGCGAGGAATATTTCTTAAGTACTTATAGCCCCCCAGATGGAATAAACAATGTTGGAGCACATGTGTCATTAGAGGCTGAGATTTATTTATCAACCTTGCCatccgaagaaagaagaatcagGCAGTTATTGTTTGACTGTTTACTCAAAAGAGAAACTTGTATTACTGGCTGTGATAGCATGGAAGATGTCGATTTGTTGGAAATGGGATCTTATGCTGAACTTCAAGGTGGAAATATTAGTCTTCCAAATGGATACAGTGCTATATTAGAACCAGTTTCAAAACACATACCAAAGAGCACCATTCTAACTAAACATGTTGTCACTAAGATTAG gTGGCAAAGAAACAAATGCATGGACAATGAAAATTCTAATGACTGTTCTAATACAAATTCACCTATCGAAATACAAtgtgaaaatggaaaaacaaTATTAGCTGATCATGTGATTTGTACATTGCCATTAGGAGTACTTAAGGAAAAAGCTAATGATATATTTGAACCACCTTTACCAAATAACAAACTTGAAGCCATAGATAGACTTTTATTTGGTGctgtagataaaatatttttagaatatgaAAGACCATTTTTAAATCCTGGTGTGTCAGAAATAATGCTCCTATGGGATGATAGAGGACTGTCAGAGGAAGAGAAGCAGGACATTAGTAAAACATGGTTCAGAAAGATCTATTCTTTTACGAAAATTTCGGAAACTCTATTACTGGGTTGGATATCAGGAAAAGCTGCTGAATACATGGAGAAATTAAGTGGAGCGGAAGTAGCAGAAGTATGCACATCAATATTAAGGAGATTTCTTAACGATCCGTTTGTACCAGCACCAAAAAATTGTTTGTGCACCTCGTGGCATTCACAGCCATATACGCGTGGTTCCTACACTGCTATGGCTGTTGGTGCAAGTCAATTAGACATTCATTGTTTAGCTGAGCCTATATTACAAGAAGATGATCCTTCGAAAATAGTAATAGCGTTTGCAGGTGAACATACGCATTCTTCCTTTTATAGTACGGTACACGGTGCGTATTTAACCGGCCGGACCGCTGCCCAAGCACTTTTGGACtcgagaaagaacgaaaagaatTCATTGAGTCTTAGTTGCGAAGACACAAGTGATCTAAGTTCATGGATACAAGGAATTTctctaaattaa
- the LOC139994339 gene encoding excitatory amino acid transporter 1 isoform X1, producing the protein MEVATELSPLSGSDTQCKITERTSYYPQEPNKRPKTRQEKIRSCFRHNSLTILTVVGVFGGVILGIILRNVRSQGWTRREIMYINYLGDLFLRMLKSLILPLIISSLVSAIGSLDLSLSGKIGMRAIVYYMVTTVSAVILGIILVISIQPGVGNDPDIKPKERSQNVSTIDTLMDLIRNMFPPNLVEACISQHRTEMQKPANSTSGNMDDWELVQKSVPGMNIMGLVVFATVLGITLGKMQEQGKPLLMFFESLSGAMMLITHWVIWLSPVGVFFLVASKITDMQSLDEVVAQLGMYFLTVLIGLFIHGFIVLPLLYFVITKKNPFRYISNMAQALVTAFGTSSSSATLPIAINCLEERNNVDSRITRFVLPIGATINMDGTALYEAVAAIFIAQVRQVSLSFGQLVAVSITATAASIGAAGIPQAGLVTMVMVLDTVRLPADDVFLVIAVDWLLDRCRTTVNVVGDSLGAGIVNYLSRNELASLPHNTQTQNGADHHTTTSI; encoded by the exons ATGGAAGTCGCCACTGAACT GTCACCATTGTCAGGGTCCGATACACAATGCAAGATCACCGAACGAACTTCGTATTACCCCCAAGAGCCGAACAAAAGGCCAAAGACCAGACAGGAGAAGATTCGATCATGTTTCAGGCACAATTCTCTGACTATTTTAACCGTGGTCGGTGTATTCGGAGGAGTGATCCTTGGTATTATCTTGAGGAACGTGCGGAGTCAAGGATGGACGCGCCGCGAGATCATGTACATCAACTATTTAGGAGATCTGTTTCTGAGGATGTTAAAGAGCTTGATCCTACCACTGATTATATCTAGCTTAGTCTCGGCCATTGGATCTCTCGATTTGTCATTGAGCGGCAAGATTGGCATGCGTGCTATAGTTTATTACATGGTGACCACCGTTAGTGCCGTTATATTAG GTATCATTTTGGTAATTAGTATTCAACCGGGTGTAGGAAATGATCCGGATATTAAACCAAAAGAACGATCTCAAAACGTTTCGACCATCGATACGTTGATGGACTTAATTCGGAATATGTTTCCTCCGAATCTAGTAGAAGCGTGTATCTCTCAACATAGGACGGAAATGCAGAAACCGGCAAACAGTACATCAG GTAACATGGATGATTGGGAACTAGTGCAAAAGAGCGTGCCGGGAATGAACATCATGGGCCTGGTTGTCTTTGCCACGGTGCTAGGTATAACACTAGGAAAAATGCAAGAACAGGGCAAACCGCTGCTCATGTTTTTCGAGTCCTTATCCGGCGCCATGATGTTGATTACTCATTGGGTGATTTg GTTGTCGCCTGTGGGTGTCTTCTTTCTGGTAGCCTCGAAAATTACCGACATGCAGTCGCTGGACGAAGTGGTTGCTCAGCTAGGAATGTACTTCCTCACTGTCTTAATTGGTCTCTTTATACACGGTTTCATAGTTCTTCCATTACTATACTTTgtaataacaaaaaagaacCCGTTCAGGTACATATCCAATATGGCCCAAGCTTTGGTCACTGCGTTCGGTACATCCTCGAGCTCCGCCACGCTTCCAATCGCTATCAATTGTCTGGAAGAACGAAACAACGTCGATTCACGAATTACCAGATTCGTCCTACCGATTGGTGCTACCATTAACATGGATGGTACAGCCCTGTACGAAGCCGTGGCTGCGATTTTTATCGCGCAAGTGCGTCAAGTTAGTCTCAGCTTTGGGCAGCTGGTAGCAGTCAG tATTACGGCAACTGCTGCAAGTATCGGAGCAGCTGGTATCCCACAGGCAGGTCTGGTGACGATGGTAATGGTGCTGGATACGGTTCGACTTCCGGCTGACGATGTTTTCCTAGTTATCGCTGTCGATTGGTTGTT AGATCGTTGCAGGACGACGGTGAACGTGGTGGGCGATTCCCTGGGAGCGGGAATTGTGAATTATTTAAGCAGAAACGAGCTAGCTTCGTTGCCACACAATACACAGACTCAAAACGGGGCGGATCATCATACCACAACCTCTATATGA
- the LOC139994339 gene encoding excitatory amino acid transporter 1 isoform X2, with the protein MYINYLGDLFLRMLKSLILPLIISSLVSAIGSLDLSLSGKIGMRAIVYYMVTTVSAVILGIILVISIQPGVGNDPDIKPKERSQNVSTIDTLMDLIRNMFPPNLVEACISQHRTEMQKPANSTSGNMDDWELVQKSVPGMNIMGLVVFATVLGITLGKMQEQGKPLLMFFESLSGAMMLITHWVIWLSPVGVFFLVASKITDMQSLDEVVAQLGMYFLTVLIGLFIHGFIVLPLLYFVITKKNPFRYISNMAQALVTAFGTSSSSATLPIAINCLEERNNVDSRITRFVLPIGATINMDGTALYEAVAAIFIAQVRQVSLSFGQLVAVSITATAASIGAAGIPQAGLVTMVMVLDTVRLPADDVFLVIAVDWLLDRCRTTVNVVGDSLGAGIVNYLSRNELASLPHNTQTQNGADHHTTTSI; encoded by the exons ATGTACATCAACTATTTAGGAGATCTGTTTCTGAGGATGTTAAAGAGCTTGATCCTACCACTGATTATATCTAGCTTAGTCTCGGCCATTGGATCTCTCGATTTGTCATTGAGCGGCAAGATTGGCATGCGTGCTATAGTTTATTACATGGTGACCACCGTTAGTGCCGTTATATTAG GTATCATTTTGGTAATTAGTATTCAACCGGGTGTAGGAAATGATCCGGATATTAAACCAAAAGAACGATCTCAAAACGTTTCGACCATCGATACGTTGATGGACTTAATTCGGAATATGTTTCCTCCGAATCTAGTAGAAGCGTGTATCTCTCAACATAGGACGGAAATGCAGAAACCGGCAAACAGTACATCAG GTAACATGGATGATTGGGAACTAGTGCAAAAGAGCGTGCCGGGAATGAACATCATGGGCCTGGTTGTCTTTGCCACGGTGCTAGGTATAACACTAGGAAAAATGCAAGAACAGGGCAAACCGCTGCTCATGTTTTTCGAGTCCTTATCCGGCGCCATGATGTTGATTACTCATTGGGTGATTTg GTTGTCGCCTGTGGGTGTCTTCTTTCTGGTAGCCTCGAAAATTACCGACATGCAGTCGCTGGACGAAGTGGTTGCTCAGCTAGGAATGTACTTCCTCACTGTCTTAATTGGTCTCTTTATACACGGTTTCATAGTTCTTCCATTACTATACTTTgtaataacaaaaaagaacCCGTTCAGGTACATATCCAATATGGCCCAAGCTTTGGTCACTGCGTTCGGTACATCCTCGAGCTCCGCCACGCTTCCAATCGCTATCAATTGTCTGGAAGAACGAAACAACGTCGATTCACGAATTACCAGATTCGTCCTACCGATTGGTGCTACCATTAACATGGATGGTACAGCCCTGTACGAAGCCGTGGCTGCGATTTTTATCGCGCAAGTGCGTCAAGTTAGTCTCAGCTTTGGGCAGCTGGTAGCAGTCAG tATTACGGCAACTGCTGCAAGTATCGGAGCAGCTGGTATCCCACAGGCAGGTCTGGTGACGATGGTAATGGTGCTGGATACGGTTCGACTTCCGGCTGACGATGTTTTCCTAGTTATCGCTGTCGATTGGTTGTT AGATCGTTGCAGGACGACGGTGAACGTGGTGGGCGATTCCCTGGGAGCGGGAATTGTGAATTATTTAAGCAGAAACGAGCTAGCTTCGTTGCCACACAATACACAGACTCAAAACGGGGCGGATCATCATACCACAACCTCTATATGA